A DNA window from Macaca fascicularis isolate 582-1 chromosome 18, T2T-MFA8v1.1 contains the following coding sequences:
- the LMAN1 gene encoding protein ERGIC-53, giving the protein MAGSRRRGLQARVRPLFCALLLSLSRFVGGDGVGGDPAAGLPHRRFEYKYSFKGPHLVQSDGTVPFWAHAGNAIPSSDQIRVAPSLKSQRGSVWTKAKAAFENWEVEVTFRVTGRGRIGADGLAIWYTENQGLEGPVFGSADLWNGVGIFFDSFDNDGKKNNPAIVIIGNNGQIHYDHQNDGASQALASCQRDFRNKPYPVRAKIIYYQKTLTVMINNGFTPDKNDYEFCAKVENMIIPAQGHFGISAATGGLADDHDVLSFLTFQLTEPGKEPPTPDKEISEKEKEKYQEEFEHFQQELDKKKEEFQKGHPDLQGQPAEEIFESVGDRELRQVFEGQNRIHLEIKQLNRQLDMILDEQRRYVSSLTEEISKRGAGMPGQHGQISQQELDTVVKTQHEILRQVNEMKNSMSETVRLVSGMQHPGSAGGVYETAQHFADIKEHLHTVKRDIDNLVQRNMLSNEKSKCPELPPFPSCLSTVHFIIFVVVQTVLFIGYIMYRSQQEAAAKKFF; this is encoded by the exons ATGGCGGGATCCAGGCGAAGGGGTCTCCAGGCCAGAGTTCGGCCGCTGTTCTGCGCCTTGCTGCTGTCACTCAGTCGCTTCGTCGGGGGCGACGGCGTGGGAGGAGACCCCGCGGCCGGGTTGCCACATCGCCGATTCGAGTACAAATACAGCTTCAAGGGGCCGCACCTGGTGCAGAGCGACGGGACCGTGCCCTTCTGGGCCCACGCGGGGA ATGCTATTCCAAGTTCAGATCAAATTCGAGTGGCACCATCTTTAAAAAGCCAAAGAGGCTCAGTGTGGACAAAGGCAAAAGCAGCCTTTGAGAACTGGGAAGTTGAGGTGACATTTCGAGTGACCGGAAGAGGTCGAATTGGAGCTGATGGCCTA GCAATTTGGTATACAGAAAATCAAGGCTTGGAGGGCCCTGTGTTTGGATCAGCTGATCTGTGGAATGGTGTTGGAATATTTTTTGATTCTTTTGACAATGACGGAAAG aaaaataatcctGCTATAGTAATTATAGGCAACAATGGACAAATCCATTATGACCATCAAAA TGATGGTGCTAGTCAAGCTTTAGCAAGTTGCCAGAGGGACTTTCGTAATAAACCCTATCCTGTCCGAGCAAAGATTATCTATTACCAGAAAACATTGACA GTAATGATCAATAATGGCTTTACACCAGATAAAAATGATTATGAATTTTGTGCCAAAGTGGAAAATATGATTATCCCTGCACAAGGGCATTTTGGAATATCTGCTGCAACTGGAGGTCTTGCAG atgACCATGATGTCCTTTCTTTTCTGACTTTCCAGTTGACTGAACCTGGAAAAGAGCCG CCCACACCAGataaagaaatttcagaaaaggaaaaagaaaagtatcagGAGGAATTTGAGCACTTTCAACAAGAATTGgataaaaaaaaagaggaattccAGAAGGGCCACCCCGACCTCCAAGGGCAGCCTG cagAGGAAATATTTGAGAGTGTAGGAGATCGAGAGCTAAGACAAGTCTTTGAAGGACAAAATCGTATTCATCTTGAAATCAAGCAGCTGAACCGGCAGTTAGATATGATTCTTGATGAACAGAGAAGATATGTTTCTTCCTTAACAGAGGAAATCTCTAAAAGAGGAGCAGGAATGCCTGGGCAGCATGGGCAG ATCTCTCAACAAGAACTGGATACTGTTGTGAAAACTCAGCATGAGATTCTGAGACAAGTAAATGAAATGAA AAATTCCATGAGTGAAACCGTCAGACTGGTCAGTGGAATGCAGCACCCTGGCTCTGCCGGAGGCGTCTATGAGACAGCACAGCACTTCGCTGACATCAAAGAGCACCTGCACACAGTAAAGAGGGACATAGACAACTTAGTGCAGCGAAACATG CTGTCAAATGAAAAGTCGAAATGCCCAGAACTACCACCATTTCCATCATGTTTGTCTACGGTCCACTTCATTATATTTGTTGTGGTGCAAACTGTATTATTCATTGGTTATATCATGTATAG gTCTCAGCAAGAAGCAGCTGCCAAAAAGTTCTTTTGA